In a single window of the Salvelinus namaycush isolate Seneca chromosome 18, SaNama_1.0, whole genome shotgun sequence genome:
- the LOC120063434 gene encoding ubiquitin-conjugating enzyme E2 L3-like, giving the protein MAASRRLHKELEEIRKSGMKNFRNIQVDESNILTWQGLIVPDNAPYDKGAFRIELIFPAEYPFKPPKITFKTKIYHPNIDEKGQVCLPVISAENWKPATKTDQVIQSLIALVNDPQPEHPLRADLAEEYSKDRKKFFKNAEEFTKKHGEKRPMD; this is encoded by the exons ATGGCGGCGAGCAGGAGACTGCACAAG GAACTTGAAGAGATTCGCAAGTCTGGAATGAAAAACTTCCGAAACATTCAAGTGGATGAATCCAACATACTGACCTGGCAAGGTCTCATTGTCCCT GACAACGCTCCTTATGACAAGGGAGCTTTCAGGATTGAATTAATCTTCCCCGCTGAGTACCCCTTCAAGCCCCCCAAGATCACGTTCAAGACGAAGATCTACCACCCCAACATCGACGAGAAGGGACAGGTGTGTCTGCCTGTCATCAGCGCAGAGAACTGGAAGCCAGCCACCAAAACGGACCAAG TAATTCAGTCCCTGATTGCGTTGGTGAACGACCCCCAGCCAGAGCACCCCCTGAGGGCAGACTTAGCAGAAGAATACTCAAAGGACCGGAAAAAATTCTTTAAGAACGCAGAAGAGTTTACAAAGAAACATGGAGAAAAGAGACCAATGGACTGA